One Deltaproteobacteria bacterium genomic region harbors:
- a CDS encoding ankyrin repeat domain-containing protein: protein MLAARNCHNNVLQLLIEHGADVNDRIYCDKPTGYWCGLTALHAAVFCKDVQGAHLLITHGAK, encoded by the coding sequence ATGTTGGCAGCAAGAAATTGCCATAATAATGTTTTACAATTGTTGATTGAGCATGGAGCAGATGTGAATGATAGAATTTATTGTGATAAACCGACGGGCTATTGGTGCGGATTAACAGCTTTGCATGCGGCGGTATTTTGCAAAGATGTTCAAGGCGCACATTTATTAATTACGCATGGGGCTAAATAA
- a CDS encoding permease: MNYKNFKTAFYCTINDVESIYSQLTPFEDELAFIEKHLSINKVYIETYRGRHWVERDKILRLKELFNQRNIAVSGGITPDISANWEFKPFCYTNQTHLNDLKQIVAFTAELFDEFIFDDFFFTNCRCENCISAKGNRSWQEFRCDMLKQTYQDIIMATAKHVNPNVSVIIKFPNWYEYYQITGYNLGDAAKIFDKLYTGTETRDPKFTQQNLPRYLSYFLPRYLENVKPGHNNGCWFDAFDCMYNLGSYAEQCYLTVFAKAKEVTLFSLGLLLTRHRVFLPVAGFALDTADSFIGALGNPQGIPCYKPYNSNGENYLHGFLGMLGFPLEPQPTFPLGAKLVLLTESAAFDSQIIERIKQHLIDGNDIVITSGLLASLQNKGITDFGTIKFTNLKASTQLFAFPMYECSFGEYHQAVKAITIPQIEFGTNDFTQLAVAISEQKNYPLLIKTEYAKGNLYILTIPDDFGDLYHIPTAVLNEIRRIFAKNLSVRLKGPNNIALFLYDNNTVIVESFLKYNCDIQLVIDHKDAVATDLISCSTLTGNTIEQHTEINLKLAPASFRVFKIM; the protein is encoded by the coding sequence GTGAATTATAAAAACTTTAAAACTGCATTTTATTGCACAATAAACGATGTTGAAAGCATATATTCACAACTTACCCCATTTGAAGATGAACTCGCTTTTATTGAAAAACATTTAAGCATCAATAAAGTGTACATCGAAACCTATCGTGGTCGACATTGGGTTGAACGCGATAAAATTCTTCGACTTAAAGAGCTATTTAATCAACGAAATATTGCGGTTTCGGGCGGAATTACTCCTGACATCAGCGCAAATTGGGAATTTAAACCTTTTTGCTATACTAACCAAACACATCTAAATGATTTAAAACAAATCGTCGCTTTTACTGCCGAACTGTTTGATGAATTCATTTTCGATGATTTTTTCTTTACCAATTGTAGATGTGAAAACTGTATTAGCGCCAAAGGTAATAGAAGTTGGCAAGAATTCCGTTGCGATATGCTAAAACAAACATATCAAGACATTATCATGGCAACCGCCAAACACGTTAATCCTAACGTTAGCGTAATTATTAAATTTCCAAACTGGTATGAATATTATCAAATCACTGGTTACAATCTTGGTGATGCTGCAAAAATTTTCGATAAACTCTATACAGGTACAGAAACACGGGACCCCAAATTTACCCAACAAAATTTACCCCGTTATTTAAGCTATTTTTTGCCTCGCTATCTTGAAAACGTAAAGCCTGGTCACAATAATGGTTGCTGGTTTGATGCGTTTGACTGCATGTACAATCTCGGCTCCTATGCTGAACAATGTTATTTAACCGTATTTGCTAAAGCGAAAGAAGTTACTCTATTTTCTTTGGGGTTGTTATTAACACGTCATCGCGTATTTTTACCTGTCGCCGGTTTCGCTTTAGATACTGCCGATTCATTTATTGGTGCACTTGGCAACCCACAAGGTATACCTTGTTACAAACCCTACAACTCTAACGGCGAAAATTATCTCCATGGCTTTTTAGGTATGTTGGGTTTTCCACTTGAGCCACAACCAACTTTTCCATTAGGCGCAAAACTAGTTTTATTAACTGAAAGCGCCGCCTTCGATTCTCAAATTATCGAACGGATAAAACAGCATTTAATTGATGGTAATGATATTGTTATTACTTCAGGTTTACTTGCATCCCTACAAAATAAAGGCATTACTGATTTTGGTACAATTAAATTTACCAATCTCAAAGCCTCTACACAGTTGTTTGCATTTCCGATGTATGAATGCTCTTTTGGCGAATATCACCAAGCGGTAAAAGCCATTACTATACCACAAATCGAATTTGGCACTAATGATTTTACCCAATTAGCTGTAGCTATTAGCGAACAGAAAAATTATCCTCTCTTAATTAAAACAGAATATGCTAAAGGTAATCTCTATATATTAACGATACCTGATGATTTTGGTGACCTCTATCATATACCAACTGCGGTACTAAATGAAATTCGTCGAATTTTTGCTAAAAATTTGTCCGTGCGTTTAAAAGGCCCAAACAATATTGCGCTGTTTTTATATGATAATAATACTGTAATAGTTGAATCGTTTCTTAAATATAACTGCGATATTCAATTAGTTATTGACCATAAAGATGCTGTAGCCACCGACTTAATTTCTTGCAGCACGCTGACTGGAAATACTATTGAGCAACATACTGAAATAAATCTTAAGCTAGCTCCGGCAAGTTTTCGTGTATTTAAAATAATGTAA
- a CDS encoding TetR/AcrR family transcriptional regulator yields MRPEKKQTRRRRIAQAAHHLFAKHGYNNTTMEMIADSSDVAVGTLYNYATSKADLLINIIASRSNEYNNDLVTLANNPPKQFHKALKQAIAIYLTSFSFFNKSIWRDFTITALVNGLPLFQMIENIDAIFLSQITLLIKYYHPQNLTQHTATIMTRNLYSALLHNIMLYLSIAEMNFDSLRSTIMKQIETMFIFK; encoded by the coding sequence ATGCGACCTGAAAAAAAGCAAACTCGCCGCCGGCGCATTGCACAAGCCGCTCATCATCTTTTTGCTAAGCATGGCTATAACAATACTACTATGGAGATGATTGCTGATTCTTCTGATGTTGCTGTAGGTACACTTTATAATTACGCAACATCAAAAGCTGACCTTTTAATAAATATTATCGCATCGCGCTCTAACGAATATAATAATGATTTAGTAACACTCGCCAATAATCCACCTAAACAATTTCATAAAGCTCTTAAGCAAGCCATCGCTATTTATCTCACAAGTTTTTCTTTTTTTAATAAAAGTATTTGGCGAGATTTTACCATTACCGCTCTTGTAAATGGATTACCGCTATTTCAAATGATTGAAAATATTGATGCTATATTTTTATCACAAATTACTTTACTCATAAAATATTACCACCCGCAAAACCTAACGCAACATACTGCCACAATTATGACGCGCAATCTCTACAGCGCCTTATTGCATAACATTATGCTTTATTTATCAATTGCTGAAATGAATTTTGACTCTTTACGTTCTACAATCATGAAACAAATAGAGACCATGTTCATCTTTAAATAA